From the Hevea brasiliensis isolate MT/VB/25A 57/8 chromosome 15, ASM3005281v1, whole genome shotgun sequence genome, one window contains:
- the LOC110650445 gene encoding protein IWS1 homolog 1, whose protein sequence is MAYEDDPYRDEDGEPLMDYDEMQSDGGQSPEPRHDDFLEDDVDGWGEQERERSQTPVYDVDKVDKPRKRLVKKSDSGIGAKENYVVPELVDEDEDEGFGREYAMETKKRKKFGKEGSGSSGKDRKKYSKGEKKFSSGGKGVIGSKSGLMKKGIYSGKLSGKEDGEVKEMWDTIAGGDSEDDQEGPRTVDDDNFIDDSGVDPADRYGSDNEPRSPGDAPQAEEGEEDEEIKELFKMGKKRKKNEKSPAEIALLVENVMAELEVTAEEDAELNRRGKPAINKLKKLPLLTEVLSKKQLQQEFIDHGVLTLLKNWLEPLPDGSLPNINIRAAILKILTDFPIDLEQYDRREQLKKSGLGKVIMFLSKSDEETTSNRKLAKDLVDKWSRPIFNKSTRFEDMRSIDDDRAYRRPTVRRPVNNSAGMESRDGDLDLDISRERRSGQSSDRQHASRPEATPLDFVVRPQSKIDPEEIRNRAKQVVQDQRRLKMNRKLQQLKAPKKKQLQATKISVEGRGMLKYL, encoded by the exons ATGGCTTACGAAGACGATCC TTACCGCGATGAGGATGGAGAGCCGTTGATGGACTACGACGAAATGCAATCAGACGGTGGGCAATCCCCAGAACCTCGCCACGATGATTTCCTGGAAGATGATGTTGATGGGTGGGGTGAACAAGAGCGAGAGAGGTCTCAAACTCCGGTATATGACGTCGATAAGGTTGACAAGCCGCGAAAGAGGTTGGTGAAGAAGAGCGATTCAGGGATCGGTGCCAAGGAAAATTATGTGGTGCCTGAGTTGGTTGATGAGGATGAAGATGAGGGGTTTGGGAGGGAGTATGCAATGGAAACaaaaaagaggaagaaatttggcaaGGAAGGATCTGGGAGTAGTGGGAAGGATAGGAAGAAATACAGTAAGGGGGAGAAGAAGTTTTCTAGTGGAGGCAAGGGGGTAATTGGTTCAAAGTCAGGGTTGATGAAGAAAGGGATATATTCAGGGAAGTTGTCGGGGAAGGAAGATGGCGAGGTGAAGGAGATGTGGGATACTATTGCTGGGGGTGATTCTGAG GATGATCAAGAGGGTCCTAGGACTGTGGATGATGACAATTTCATAGATGACAGCGGTGTAGATCCTGCTGATCGGTATGGGAGTGACAATGAACCACGCTCTCCTGGTGATGCTCCTCAG GCAGAGGAGGGTGAAGAAGATGAGGAAATCAAGGAACTCTTCAAGATGggcaagaaaaggaagaagaatgaGAAAAGTCCTGCAGAAATTGCATTGCTAGTCGAGAATGTCATGGCTGAGCTTGAGGTTACTGCTGAGGAGGATGCAGAACTTAATAGACGGGGTAAACCTGCTATCAATAAACTCAAAAAGTTGCCTCTTCTTACTGAGGTCCTCTCCAA GAAGCAGCTCCAGCAAGAATTTATAGATCATGGAGTACTAACTCTACTGAAAAATTGGCTTGAACCTCTTCCAGATGGAAGTTTGCCCAATATAAATATCCGTGCAGCGATTTTGAAGATATTGACTGAT TTTCCAATTGATCTGGAACAGTATGATAgaagagaacaattgaagaaaAGTGGTCTTGGAAAG GTTATTATGTTCTTATCAAAATCTGATGAGGAAACTACATCCAACAGAAAGCTTGCTAAGGATTTGGTTGATAAATGG AGTCGGCCCATATTTAATAAGAGTACACGATTTGAGGACATGAGAAGTATTGATGATGATCGGGCCTACAGAAGACCAACAGTGAGAAG GCCTGTAAATAATTCTGCAGGGATGGAATCTAGGGATGGTGATCTGGACTTGGATATTTCACG ggagcgaAGATCTGGTCAGTCATCTGACAGACAACATGCTTCTAGGCCAGAAGCAACTCCATTGGATTTTGTGGTGCGCCCTCAGTCTAAGATTGATCCTGAAGAAATTAGAAACCGTGCTAAGCAAGTTGTACAAGATCAGCGCCGACTAAag ATGAATAGAAAGTTGCAACAGCTGAAAGCACCGAAAAAGAAGCAACTGCAAGCAACAAAAATTAGCGTGGAAGGTCGTGGCATGCTCAAATATTTGTGA